One Labrus mixtus chromosome 22, fLabMix1.1, whole genome shotgun sequence genomic window carries:
- the ints13 gene encoding integrator complex subunit 13 isoform X2 yields the protein MKMFSVAHKTVFVVDHCPYMAESSRQQVECDVLTKSRGHGVIPLAPVSKSLWTCAVECSMEYCRILYDIYPKDKLINYVVSDSEFHILNSWRQEDQSTHELMSALAAVGPPNPREDPECCSILHGLVSAVESLCKITELQHERRTNLMDTAERVANRGRIICLTNAKSDTHVRMLEDCIQETILEQNKLAAGSDRLMAIQQCDLVLIHIHPQGEDTLVSDRPKKEISPLLTSEVHSVRAGRHLATKLNILVQQHFDLASTTITNIPMKEEQHANTSANYDVELLHHRDAHLEFFKSGDLHMAGSSTRENGLKETITLKWCTPRTNSIELHYCTGAYRISPTDVNSRPSSCLTNFLLNGRSVLLEQPRKSGSKVISHMLSSHGGEIFLHVLNSNRSTLEDPPSISEGCGGRVTDYRITDFGEFMRENRLTPVSESSHDPSGKLPVERAKAQLERYTRYWPMIISQTTIFNMQAVVPLANLIVKETLSEEDVLTCQKTVYNLVDMERKNDPLPISTVGSRGKGPKRDEQYRIMWNELETLVKTHSGATDRHQRVLDCIIACRSKPPEEEERKKRGRKREEREDKTEKNGSKDTEDKSWQDTERLKGLLEKEDQESEVIKDSPDSPEPAIKKPRLSTEDVPLPERAKGPVSLLAMWTNRITVANSRKHQEFLGRVSSVNNKFELYQQLKEENGMEVHENGKASR from the exons ATGAAGATGTTCTCAGTGGCTCACAAGACTGTCTTTGTGGTGGACCACTGCCCCTACATGGCAGAGTCAAGTCGTCAGCAGGTGGAGTGTGACGTGCTGACAAAGAGTCGAGGTCATGGTGTCATTCCCTTGGCTCCTGTGTCCAAGTCCCTGTGGACTTGTGCTGTGGAGTGCTCCATGGAGTACTGCCGCATCCTCTACGATATTTATCCAAAGGACAAGCTC ATTAATTACGTTGTGAGTGATTCAGAGTTCCACATCTTGAATAGCTGGAGACAGGAAGACCAAAGCACTCATGAG CTCATGTCAGCTCTGGCAGCCGTCGGGCCACCTAACCCACGCGAAGACCCCGAGTGTTGCAGCATCCTTCATGGGCTCGTCTCGGCAGTGGAATCTTTATGCAAgatcacagagctgcagcacgAGCGGCGCACCAATCTCATGGACACTGCAGAGAGAGTTGCAAATAGAGGCCGCATTATCTGCCTCACCAATGCTAAAAG CGATACTCACGTGCGCATGTTGGAAGACTGCATCCAGGAAACAATATTAGAACAAAACAAGCTAGCAGCCGGCTCGGACAG GCTGATGGCCATCCAGCAGTGCGACCTTGTTCTTATTCACATTCACCCACAGGGGGAGGACACACTGGTGTCTGACCGACCCAAGAAAGAG ATCTCCCCTCTACTCACCAGCGAGGTTCACAGTGTCCGTGCAGGGCGCCACCTCGCCACCAAACTCAACATTCTGGTCCAGCAGCACTTTGACTTGGCCTCCACCACCATCACAAACATCCCCATGAAG GAAGAGCAGCACGCCAACACATCAGCCAATTACGATGTTGAGCTCCTGCATCACAGAGACGCTCACCTGGAGTTCTTTAAAAGCG GAGATTTGCATATGGCCGGTAGCAGCACTCGGGAAAATGGACTCAAAGAGACGATTACACTGAAATGGTGCACTCCGAGGACCAACAGCATAG AATTGCATTACTGTACAGGGGCCTATCGCATCTCCCCCACTGATGTTAACAGTCGTCCCTCGTCATGTTTGACAAACTTTCTTCTCAACG GTCGATCAGTGCTCCTGGAGCAGCCGAGGAAATCTGGATCCAAGGTCATCAGCCACATGCTTAGCAGCCATGGAGGCGAGATCTTCCTGCATGTTCTGAACAGTAATCGCTCCACCCTGGAGGACCCGCCCTCCATCAGTGAGGGCTGCGGTGGACGAGTGACAGATTACCGCATCACT GACTTTGGTGAATTCATGAGGGAGAACCGGCTCACTCCTGTTTCAGAGTCTTCCCATGATCCTTCTGGGAAATTGCCAGTTGAGAGGGCGAAAGCCCAGCTGGAGCGCTACACTCGATACTGGCCTATGATCATCTCCCAGACCACCATCTTCAACATGCAGGCC GTGGTTCCTTTAGCTAACCTGATAGTAAAGGAGACTTTATCTGAGGAAGACGTTCTGACCTGCCAGAAGACCGTTTACAACCTGGTAGACATGGAAAGAAAGAACGATCCTCTTCCTATTTCCACCGTCGGATCCAGGGGCAAAGGACCCAAGAG AGACGAGCAGTACCGCATCATGTGGAACGAGCTGGAAACATTAGTCAAAACTCACTCCGGAGCCACCGACAGACACCAGCGCGTGCTGGACTGCATCATCGCCTGTCGCAGCAAACcccccgaggaggaggagagaaagaaaagaggcaggaagagggaggagagggaagacaagacagagaaaaacgGCAGCAAGGACACAGAGGACAAAAGCTGGCAGGACACGGAGAG ACTAAAGGGGTTGCTGGAGAAGGAGGATCAGGAGTCTGAGGTGATCAAGGATTCACCAGATTCTCCTGAGCCGGCCATTAAAAAGCCGCGCCTGTCCACAGAAGACGTTCCACTTCCAGAGAGAGCAAAAG GCCCTGTGTCGCTCCTCGCCATGTGGACCAATCGCATCACTGTGGCCAATTCCAGGAAGCACCAGGAGTTTTTGGGCAGAGTGAGCTCCGTAAACAATAAGTTTGAGTTGTACCAGCAGCTCAAAGAGGAAAACGG GATGGAAGTTCATGAAAACGGAAAAGCCTCCAGATGA
- the ints13 gene encoding integrator complex subunit 13 isoform X1: MKMFSVAHKTVFVVDHCPYMAESSRQQVECDVLTKSRGHGVIPLAPVSKSLWTCAVECSMEYCRILYDIYPKDKLINYVVSDSEFHILNSWRQEDQSTHELMSALAAVGPPNPREDPECCSILHGLVSAVESLCKITELQHERRTNLMDTAERVANRGRIICLTNAKSDTHVRMLEDCIQETILEQNKLAAGSDRLMAIQQCDLVLIHIHPQGEDTLVSDRPKKEISPLLTSEVHSVRAGRHLATKLNILVQQHFDLASTTITNIPMKPTLNVCDQEEQHANTSANYDVELLHHRDAHLEFFKSGDLHMAGSSTRENGLKETITLKWCTPRTNSIELHYCTGAYRISPTDVNSRPSSCLTNFLLNGRSVLLEQPRKSGSKVISHMLSSHGGEIFLHVLNSNRSTLEDPPSISEGCGGRVTDYRITDFGEFMRENRLTPVSESSHDPSGKLPVERAKAQLERYTRYWPMIISQTTIFNMQAVVPLANLIVKETLSEEDVLTCQKTVYNLVDMERKNDPLPISTVGSRGKGPKRDEQYRIMWNELETLVKTHSGATDRHQRVLDCIIACRSKPPEEEERKKRGRKREEREDKTEKNGSKDTEDKSWQDTERLKGLLEKEDQESEVIKDSPDSPEPAIKKPRLSTEDVPLPERAKGPVSLLAMWTNRITVANSRKHQEFLGRVSSVNNKFELYQQLKEENGMEVHENGKASR, encoded by the exons ATGAAGATGTTCTCAGTGGCTCACAAGACTGTCTTTGTGGTGGACCACTGCCCCTACATGGCAGAGTCAAGTCGTCAGCAGGTGGAGTGTGACGTGCTGACAAAGAGTCGAGGTCATGGTGTCATTCCCTTGGCTCCTGTGTCCAAGTCCCTGTGGACTTGTGCTGTGGAGTGCTCCATGGAGTACTGCCGCATCCTCTACGATATTTATCCAAAGGACAAGCTC ATTAATTACGTTGTGAGTGATTCAGAGTTCCACATCTTGAATAGCTGGAGACAGGAAGACCAAAGCACTCATGAG CTCATGTCAGCTCTGGCAGCCGTCGGGCCACCTAACCCACGCGAAGACCCCGAGTGTTGCAGCATCCTTCATGGGCTCGTCTCGGCAGTGGAATCTTTATGCAAgatcacagagctgcagcacgAGCGGCGCACCAATCTCATGGACACTGCAGAGAGAGTTGCAAATAGAGGCCGCATTATCTGCCTCACCAATGCTAAAAG CGATACTCACGTGCGCATGTTGGAAGACTGCATCCAGGAAACAATATTAGAACAAAACAAGCTAGCAGCCGGCTCGGACAG GCTGATGGCCATCCAGCAGTGCGACCTTGTTCTTATTCACATTCACCCACAGGGGGAGGACACACTGGTGTCTGACCGACCCAAGAAAGAG ATCTCCCCTCTACTCACCAGCGAGGTTCACAGTGTCCGTGCAGGGCGCCACCTCGCCACCAAACTCAACATTCTGGTCCAGCAGCACTTTGACTTGGCCTCCACCACCATCACAAACATCCCCATGAAG CCCACATTAAATGTTTGCGACCAG GAAGAGCAGCACGCCAACACATCAGCCAATTACGATGTTGAGCTCCTGCATCACAGAGACGCTCACCTGGAGTTCTTTAAAAGCG GAGATTTGCATATGGCCGGTAGCAGCACTCGGGAAAATGGACTCAAAGAGACGATTACACTGAAATGGTGCACTCCGAGGACCAACAGCATAG AATTGCATTACTGTACAGGGGCCTATCGCATCTCCCCCACTGATGTTAACAGTCGTCCCTCGTCATGTTTGACAAACTTTCTTCTCAACG GTCGATCAGTGCTCCTGGAGCAGCCGAGGAAATCTGGATCCAAGGTCATCAGCCACATGCTTAGCAGCCATGGAGGCGAGATCTTCCTGCATGTTCTGAACAGTAATCGCTCCACCCTGGAGGACCCGCCCTCCATCAGTGAGGGCTGCGGTGGACGAGTGACAGATTACCGCATCACT GACTTTGGTGAATTCATGAGGGAGAACCGGCTCACTCCTGTTTCAGAGTCTTCCCATGATCCTTCTGGGAAATTGCCAGTTGAGAGGGCGAAAGCCCAGCTGGAGCGCTACACTCGATACTGGCCTATGATCATCTCCCAGACCACCATCTTCAACATGCAGGCC GTGGTTCCTTTAGCTAACCTGATAGTAAAGGAGACTTTATCTGAGGAAGACGTTCTGACCTGCCAGAAGACCGTTTACAACCTGGTAGACATGGAAAGAAAGAACGATCCTCTTCCTATTTCCACCGTCGGATCCAGGGGCAAAGGACCCAAGAG AGACGAGCAGTACCGCATCATGTGGAACGAGCTGGAAACATTAGTCAAAACTCACTCCGGAGCCACCGACAGACACCAGCGCGTGCTGGACTGCATCATCGCCTGTCGCAGCAAACcccccgaggaggaggagagaaagaaaagaggcaggaagagggaggagagggaagacaagacagagaaaaacgGCAGCAAGGACACAGAGGACAAAAGCTGGCAGGACACGGAGAG ACTAAAGGGGTTGCTGGAGAAGGAGGATCAGGAGTCTGAGGTGATCAAGGATTCACCAGATTCTCCTGAGCCGGCCATTAAAAAGCCGCGCCTGTCCACAGAAGACGTTCCACTTCCAGAGAGAGCAAAAG GCCCTGTGTCGCTCCTCGCCATGTGGACCAATCGCATCACTGTGGCCAATTCCAGGAAGCACCAGGAGTTTTTGGGCAGAGTGAGCTCCGTAAACAATAAGTTTGAGTTGTACCAGCAGCTCAAAGAGGAAAACGG GATGGAAGTTCATGAAAACGGAAAAGCCTCCAGATGA
- the lemd3 gene encoding LOW QUALITY PROTEIN: inner nuclear membrane protein Man1 (The sequence of the model RefSeq protein was modified relative to this genomic sequence to represent the inferred CDS: deleted 2 bases in 1 codon): MASTQLTDEELFSELKRLGFTPGPVTENTRPVYLKKLKKLREEQQQRGSRPSKTRSGAAISGSSGGGSTAGSRPASRDVTHLISNRRPGRKSSVLGFSSDESDAETPLKRKGLNHSTGSPPPRTRPPATLNTAHHSPPNSSTSSPGTEPQRSGSLSWRLRGTSSPEAGERDEEFGDEEEEEEEAGPEKNCRSVNGCGAHGNQLTVPVPGEYSDSDEEQVSGLGAGERSRERLDPRRRPILPPHRASRGSRTVGPILVEDKPEGLNMVGGRGEDGDGNRRDSDTPGSFRTHIFPRKSIYVSLNHGENHHVSSEPGASGRFSLGLRPRFSSYSSLSSSYRSNNSNHSPAPSRPHSPAYKQAAPHGPEDELLQQFKREEAAPSRCFSAHYLSMILLIAACLFFVLLGLMYLRMRGATTNDTEIKSHPFGSDFDSSYNKMDKDLILNLLLSLHDHLAQIAGQHDCGDSQHHNRSLTLKQASDYLEAQNQQFGPFILVSLEWIIRTGQDVGIRLTGLAADDPVTDVSEISLLESTHPRMPFTCRFRRAFLIVFLIVISRVFLIAAVVGCVWSVVCYMKYRWRREEEETRQMYDMVERIIDVLRSHSEACQENQDLQPYLPIPHVRDSLVQPQDRKRMKKVWERAESFVSANESRIRTETQRIGGADFLVWRWIQPSLTCDKTSSGPSKVWQGKAFPLDRRNSPPNSLTPCLKIRNMFDPIMEVGENWDLAIHEAILEKCNDNDGIVHIAVDKNSREGCVYVKCLSAEHSGKAFKALHGSWFDGKLVTVKYLRLDRYHQRFPQAVSCCTPLKASSPSLSTPSSNSGSRLMHRASSSFSTSSSSGFS; encoded by the exons ATGGCGTCTACGCAGTTAACGGACGAGGAGCTTTTCTCTGAACTGAAGCGTCTGGGCTTCACCCCGGGCCCGGTAACTGAGAACACCCGGCCGGTGTACCTCAAGAAGCTCAAGAAGCTTcgagaagagcagcagcagcgaggcTCACGGCCGAGTAAGACCCGCAGCGGGGCCGCCATCAGCGGCTCCTCTGGCGGCGGCAGCACGGCGGGCTCCAGGCCAGCCAGCCGTGACGTCACGCACCTGATCTCCAACAGGAGACCGGGCCGGAAGTCGTCCGTCCTCGGCTTCAGCTCCGACGAGTCAGACGCTGAAACTCCTCTGAAGAGAAAAGGCCTGAACCACAGCACTGGGTCTCCACCGCCGAGGACCCGGCCCCCTGCCACCCTAAACACCGCTCACCACAGCCCGCCGAACAGCAGCACGTCCTCCCCGGGAACAGAGCCACAGCGGAGCGGCTCTTTGAGCTGGAGGCTACGCGGCACCTCCAGCCCCGAGGCGGGAGAGAGGGACGAGGAGTTcggggacgaggaggaggaggaggaagaggcgggCCCGGAGAAGAACTGTCGGTCTGTGAACGGCTGCGGGGCTCACGGGAACCAGCTCACGGTACCCG TACCCGGGGAGTACTCGGACTCCGACGAGGAGCAGGTCTCAGGCCTGGGTGCCGGGGAGAGATCCAGGGAGCGTCTGGATCCCAGACGGAGACCGATCCTGCCCCCCCACAGAGCCAGCCGAGGGTCTCGGACAGTAGGGCCGATCCTAGTGGAGGACAAGCCAGAGGGTTTAAACATGGTGGGGGGCCGGGGGGAAGATGGGGACGGTAACAGGAGGGACTCTGACACACCTGGATCCTTCAGGACCCACATCTTTCCCCGCAAGTCCATCTACGTGTCCCTGAACCACGGAGAGAACCACCACGTTAGCAGCGAGCCCGGAGCCTCAGGCCGCTTCAGCCTAGGGCTCAGACCGCGCTTCTCCTCCTACAGCAGCTTGAGCTCCTCCTACAGGAGCAACAACTCCAACCACAGCCCCGCTCCCTCCCGGCCCCACAGCCCCGCCTACAAACAAGCCGCGCCCCATGGGCCAGAGGACGAGTTGCTGCAGCAATTTAAAAGAGAGGAGGCTGCGCCATCCAGGTGCTTCAGCGCCCATTACCTGTCCATGATACTCCTGATCGCCGCCTGCCTCTTCTTCGTCTTGCTGGGACTCATGTACCTGAGGATGAGGGGTGCGACCACCAACGACACAGAGA TTAAGAGTCACCCGTTTGGCAGCGACTTTGACTCTTCATAT aACAAGATGGACAAAGACCTGATCCTGAACCTGCTGCTCAGTCTCCATGACCACCTGGCCCAGATCGCAG GTCAACATGACTGTGGAGACTCGCAGCATCACAACCGGAGTCTGACCCTGAAACAGGCCTCCGACTATTTAGAG gctCAGAATCAGCAGTTCGGTCCGTTCATTCTTGTCTCTCTGGAGTGGATCatcaggacaggacaggacgtTGGGATCAG gctcaCGGGGCTGGCCGCTGATGACCCCGTCACTGATGTCTCTGAGATCTCTCTGCTCGAGTCCACACATCCCAGAATGCCGTTCACCTGTCGCTTCCGCAGAGCCTTCCTCATCGTC TTCCTCATCGTCATCAGCAGAGTCTTCCTCATCGCAGCCG tggtgGGCTGTGTCTGGAGTGTGGTGTGTTACATGAAGTatcgctggaggagagaggaggaggagaccagACAGATGTACGACATGGTGGAGAGGATCatag acgTGTTGAGGAGTCACAGTGAAGCGTGTCAGGAGAACCAGGACCTGCAGCCCTACCTGCCCATCCCCCATGTCAGAGACTCACTGGTCCAGCCTCAGGACAG gAAAAGGATGAAGAAGGTGTGGGAGCGAGCGGAGAGCTTCGTTTCGGCGAATGAGTCGAGGATCAGGACAGAGACTCAGAGGATCGGGGGGGCGGACTTTCTGGTGTGGAGGTGGATCCAGCCTTCGCTCACCTGTGATAAAACCTCCTCAGGACCGTCCAAAGTGTGGCAGGGGAAAG CGTTCCCTCTGGACCGCAGGAACTCCCCCCCCAACAGTCTGACCCCGTGTCTGAAGATCAGGAACATGTTTGACCCCATCAT ggagGTCGGGGAGAACTGGGACTTGGCGATCCACGAGGCCATCCTGGAGAAATGCAACGACAACGACGGCATTGTCCACATCGCTGTCGACAAGAACTCCCGAGAG ggctgtgtgtatgtaaagtGTCTCTCAGCAGAGCATTCTGGGAAAGCATTCAAAGCTCTGCATGGCTCCTGGTTTGAtg